The DNA segment AACAGAAAGCAACTTCCTATTTGTGCAAGGATCTAACGATGAGTTGGCTCACCTGCTGAGTAGGGTTACTTTCAGCGTTTTTGTTAGATGGACTGTCTGAGTTCCCCAATGGAGCAGCAGAGTCCTCCAAGGAATCCTCTCCGTCAGGGTTTTGGTTGCTTGTAAATTCCAAATTCACATCTTCATCCTTCTCTTCCATTACAACTTCCTCCCCATAAGGAGCACCGTCATATAAGTCCTTTGATTTGGATTTCTTCCGGCTAAGGAACCTGCCAAAAGCGTAAATGATAAACACTCAATATGGTTACTAAGAGACACACTAAGAGAGACGGCGACTGATAGGACAATAGTCagggaaaaaaaaagtaaaactcaCTGCTTAGAAATCTCCTCTTTCCTTCGTCGAATCTTCTCCAAGACAGAGGAAATGGGCTTACGCACAAGAGGGACGGGTTCAAAGGCAGCATCTCGAGTTTCTACAAAGCAAGAGACAATAGTCACAAAAAGGTTCAGTTCCATGAAAAACCTTGCAAGAACTGATAAAAGTGGAGTTGATAAGAGTATTTACCTCGCAAGAGTCTCTGGTTTTCTGCACGAAGCTGGTCAAGATACTCTCTTCGTTCCTGtggaagacaagaagaagaGTGAATCCAGGAGAAGTAAACAAACAATTGAATATCTTGCAATGGTAAGCTTAAGATGAAACCAATAAAGAACTTAGAGAGGTACCTTCTTAGTCATGTTCATGGAAGCAGGCAGCTCATCAAAATCAACAGTAGTCTTCTTGCTCTTCTTGTTGTTTCTCTTCGCCTCCTTTCCTTGGCTATCACCGGCCTCGAGAACTTGTCGCTTCTTTCTAACTCCCTTGGATCCCCAACCATTGATTTCCTCCTCTGTTTCCATTTCAGAGACTTCGTCTTCGCCTTTCTCCCCCGATTCCTCACATTCACTCGATTCCGAAACCCTTGTTTCCTCTCTTGTTTCCATTTCGGGGATCTCCTCTTCACTCTTCTCTCCCAATTCCTCAGATGCGGGATCGACCTCAAGTACACTCGATTCCGAAAACCTAGTTTCCATTTCAGGGATCTCCTCTTCGCCTTCCTCGCGCGTTTCATCAGATGCGGGATCGATCTCAGGCACGCTCGATTCCGAAACCCTAGTTTCCTCTCTCGTTTCCATTTCAGAGATTACCTCTTCACTTTTCTCTCCAAAATCCTCAATCGCTGGATTAAGCTCAGGCACGGAATCGAAGTCGAGAGCCTTCCTCGCGTGAACTCCATCCTCCACACCCAAACCTTCTAAATCAGATCGCATCTCGTCTTCTTCGATTCCATCCTTCTCCAAATCTTCACCGTCGGCTTCTACGGAACCAGGACATAGATCGGAGATCGACGTAGCCTTCTTCAATAGCCTAAGCATCCTGTTCGGAACCGGGACACTCGATCCTCCGATTGGAGAAAGCTGCTTCTCGCTAACCATCTCCGATTGTTAACCTCCGGTTTAAGTGATAGAGAATTGAAAACGGTGGCGAATGGATCTGTGTTTGTTCGAAAAGGAGAAGTAGAGATATTGATCGACGATTTTGCCGccaaattattttgattttcgcGCCTCTATTTGTCTGTAAAGAAAAGTGCGAAGCTTTCTCCGCGGGCCTTTAAGAAGTATCCTAATGGGCCACCCTTAAACAGGCCGGATTATTATTATCCAGCCCATTAGAATGATACCTTAAGTCggttttaaaaagccgaaacCCTAGATCACGAGAAACAAAAGGATCTCCGCTATATAAATAACGATAAATCCCAATTCTTACAGAACAGCTAGCGCAGTTTCTTTTTTCCTACACTTATTGATTAGTTTGGTTTCTTTGTGTGTTCATGAAACATCGGTATGTTTATAAGATTATGTTGTTTGAAGTTTTTCCGTAGTTTAGTTGATGTAAATGCATTTGTTTACCCACGTTTCTACCCATGATGAGTAAAATCACAAAGAATGGTAGAGATGTTAAGAACGGGTGCAGAGATTGAGATGGTTATCTTACCAACCCATTGCATATTTTTCTCTTGCTTTGGCGTCAAATGAATCGACCgaaattttctcttttttatttagggattttagattttatggCAGATGATGAATTGATTACTTATGCTTAAATCACAGAATAATAGTGTTGACAAACAATCTCCGCTTATTATCTGAtgccatgattttttttaatcgaaTTTGAATAGTTTATTTTCTTGTGGTTTTGTATTCGGATCATACAGTGATGAGATAAGCAGACGGGCGGTCTGAATTGATGCCATGTAGACGTGTCTGCCTTCGCTACAACTTTGTAGCTTCTCTGAGTATTGTCTCTTTGTTTGGTTTATGTGTTTAATTGATATTTGCCATGATGAATTTGCTTCTATTATGTCTGGACatatgagattattcaatctTTGATCTGACTGGTGCAAAAAATTCTGAGCTACGTATGTTTTCACTTTTGTTCTTGTCATTGATGTAATCCTAATCTGCTGTAACTAGGGTCGTGTATAAATTGCTACAGTAAAGGTATTGTTATATCCGGAAAGTCTAGATAGACCTTTGCCGCGTGAGCTTTTTATTTCTTGTTAGTCAACTGATTAAGTTGCAATTTGATCGGAGAAGATAGTCCAATGGATATGATCATGATAACTGAGTTGATAAACTACCATCGTTTTACTATCATCTGTTACTTTTTGTCTCGTTTATTTTAGGCAAAGGACCTTTAACTAAAGTAACGAACTAGAAGTTGTCTTCACTATATAATCTAATATTAAAGCAGCCATAAACGGATAGAAATATTTATACTGCAACAAAAAGTTACACAAGGCGATAGAAATGACATAAGATGGCTAGAAGTAATGACCCAATGTAACCAATATGAACCAAAGCAATTTATTCAGTTAGACACACTACCTTTCAATAAGGCAAAAGCACGTTAAGAGTAACATGTTAAAAGGACTATAGATGTTTTGTAGTTTTCACTATGTCGAGGTTTGATCTTGGCAGATTCATGTGACGCAAATTCAGAATTCTCGAAGTTATGTAATGCAGATTCATTCTCTCGAAGTTATCCTGTAGATTCTAGAAAGTATCAATTTATGAAGTCAAAATACATATTCAAAATGGATTGATTGGATCTTCATTATCTCATAAGCTGGTTCAAAGTAAACCTTCAGCTCAGTGTGTATTCATGTAGTCCGAATGATTTATTACAAATGTGATTTTAAGACTGTCCTAAACCACTAATATTTGGGTTGATATAACTTATCCCATCATGTGTGAGTTTGGCAAAATGAAATTCTAGATATCTAAAGGGGTACTCAATAAACTCACTTCGAAAATTCTTTAAATCacacaaatatttaaaaggttGAAACtgatattttgttataaagGTTGTAAAAATCAAAGTTGTTTCATGAACTCATATTATTTacagaatatataaaattttgtacaTGTTATATCGTCTATTGATAGGTTGACGGTCAAATCTGCCTCACTTGGTTCGTTAGCATGTGGATTAACcaattttctttcttaaaattttgattcatatatttcacaaaaagaaaaaatattctcatcTCGTCAAAATTTGCGGTAACGGATAATAGTagggggtgttcaatccggatatcggttcggtttttttcggtttttggtatttcggttagtaaaatataactaccattctaaatccatatttacttcggttcgcttcggtttatataccgtcggttttcggtttattcggttttataccaacaaacataattattttgtttgagatcatattatatgaattttagagtcatattgtcaacacagtcatttgttaaaaatatattacatgttcaaatagatgaacaaaaaaaaagtaaaatgcttctaccatcaataaaataatcaattctataactaaaatcaaagcttgaaattttgaaaataaaaatatgaaacaaaacagaaacataaaaaaaaaagtttttccactcttccatatttagtgttcattaaagtcatattttttcaattgaaaattttctattaattattgtccatcaaatttataatcttcatattaattaagtgaagactaaaataaatcaaaaagatcaaaaaagacttagaaaataagatgtatgaattgcgatgtattgttatttagttatagttcaagtgttttacaaattaagatttttttattactataaaattatagtaatagttattaacacaaatttaacttatgtaacaaatagattttcatgtattgttttaaaatagatacatatttacatgtttctacttttaatcggttatataccaaaccatatccaaatcatacggtttttataaaattatattcattcggtttatatggtatataccaaaaccaaaccatattgtctatttcggttcggttcggtacggttcgtttttaccatattgaacagctctagataatagtaataataatataaatattagtttctataatttatttatttgtattattttattattaaatttttataattttcatttcatataataaaaggttttttcccaaaaaatatttgttgtGAGATATCTATAATTCTTATTTAACAACATGCTCTAAGATATACTCAATATGCATCTGAAATTTTAGACCGTTTGACCCGTATTCACTTCACCTCGGATCAAATGGGACAAAGCCCACTAACATTGATTAGTTTTTCTAGCTCTACTATTTAATAGCTTAATATTTGCTCCAAAATTGCTAGTTCCCGAACTTTTGTTGAATAAATTTGAACAACGTTAAAAAAATTGAGCAAAAACTcagatttgaaaaaatatatatattttaaaattgaacaaCATAAATGCATCTTccagctcaaaaaaaaaatcagattaaaaaacaatatatttatatactaattCAATCGAAACAGGCCCAATAATCTATTATTCGACCCACATAAATATTTTGGTAGCCCGTTAAAAAGCAAAACCCTAATTAGGGGGATAGAGAAAACATCTCCTCCGCTGGTCCTGACAAAACCTTCAACAACAAGTCGGTCTACCTCCACCACCGCACGCTTGTCTTCCGGTATCTCTTGATCTTTGTCTCATTTTGTGTATTTAACTATCTAttgattctatttttttattttgccaATCTGTTTGGTGGCTTTTTTGTATTTCAgttggaatttaaaaaaaaatggatttctCATCTCCGTCGCCGCCGATGGGTAGTGGTCAATCTCCGGAAGCATTGATGGAACAGGTGCAGGCGCAGCTACAACAAGCTTACGCGGAGGAGTTGATAGAGACACTGAGAGGAAAATGCTTTGATAAATGTGTAACAAAGCCAGGATCAAGCCTTAGCAGTGGCGAGAGTAGCTGCGTCTCTAGATGCGTTGATCGTTACATTGAAGCCATGGGTATCGTTAGCCGTTCTCTCTTCTCCCAACAACGTTGATCAACAC comes from the Brassica napus cultivar Da-Ae chromosome A7, Da-Ae, whole genome shotgun sequence genome and includes:
- the LOC106357309 gene encoding mitochondrial import inner membrane translocase subunit TIM13-like, which codes for MDFSSPSPPMGSGQSPEALMEQVQAQLQQAYAEELIETLRGKCFDKCVTKPGSSLSSGESSCVSRCVDRYIEAMGIVSRSLFSQQR